The nucleotide sequence GCCCACCTGATTCTCGATGCACTGCACCCGGTCTGGTATGCCACCTTTGCCACCTGCGTGCTGGCCGTGCTGTTCAGCCGTCGCGGCGCCAGCGCTGCCTGGGACCGTTTATTGCCCCTGCCGATGCTGTCCGGCCTGCTCGATGTGCTGGAAAATGGCATGCAGGCCATGTTCCTGAACCATCCTGCCGCACTCACTGATGGCCTGGTCTTCATGAGCTGGCTGTGTTCGGCAGGCAAATGGGGGCTGGTGCTGATCTACGTGGTTGCCGCGCTGTACTGGATACCGCCGCGCCGGCGCTGAGGCGACGGCGCCCGGTGGCGCAGCATCCGGACAGGCGTAGAATCGGGCCATCCCAGCCCGTTCTGCCTGTCCGGAATCACTGCCCATGACCGCTTACCCGCTGCTGACCACCCTGATCCTGCTGACCTGCTCCAACGTCTTCATGACCTTCGCCTGGTACGGCCACCTCAAACACCTGAACGACAAACCCTGGATCATCGCAGCCCTGTTGAGCTGGGGGGTCGCCTTGTTCGAATACCTGCTGCAGGTGCCTGCCAACCGCACCGGCTTTACCGTGATGAGCCTGCCGCAACTGAAAATCACCCAGGAAGTGATCACGCTGCTGGTGTTCGTGCCGTTTGCCATGTTCTACATGAAGCAGCCACTGAAATGGGATTTTCTCTGGGCCGGATTGTGCCTGGTCGGCGCGGTGTATTTCATGTTTCGCAGTGCCTGATAGCCGGGCCTGCGATTGACTCCGGCGCCACGGCTCGGGCAACGTAAAGCCATAAAAACCAGACGAAAGACTGAAACACCACAGCGACCGCTTGTGTAAGCTGACGGCGGTCGAGGGCGACGCGCCTGCTGCATCGCCGCCAATAACAAGGAGAACACCACCTAATGCGATCAGTCCGTCGCATCCGGGCATGGATGCCATGTCACCACAGCATGCTGTTACTGCTGGCCGCGCTGCTCGGCACAGCACCGGCACACGCCGACGGCCCCACCGGCACGGTGCTGCTGAGCCAGCAATGCGATTACCTGCTGCTGGATCTTGCCGGCCGCCAGGCGCTGCTGAAACTGCTGGACGGCGAGCCCCCCCAACCGGGCGACCGGCTCACTGCCGACGCCGATCTGATGCCACGGGATTTCAGTACGCTGGTGAACCAGCGTACTGATGAAACAATCCGGGTATGGGTAGACATCGTGGAACGTTCAACCACGCGGGCGTTGAACCGCTACGGGCAATACTGCCGCTGACCAGCGCAGGCGGGTGGCGCCTTCACTCGCCCCACCCTGCCAACGCAGCCCGGCCAGGCGAGTAGAGCGAAGGCGCGCGCTCACCTACCTCAGAGTTTCGCTGCCAGCTCCGCGCCCTGGCGGATCGCGCGCTTGGCATCCAGCTCCGCCGCCAGTTCCGCACCACCGATCAGGTGGTACTTGGCGTTACCTTCCTGATACAGCTCGCGCAGCGATTCCTGGCCGGCACAGATCACCACGTTATCCACTTCCAGCAGGTGCTGTTCGCCACCGACAGTGATGTGCAGGCCTTTGTCGTCGATACGGTCATAGCTGGCACCGGCGATCATTTCCACACCTTTCATTTTCAGCACCGCGCGGTGCACCCAGCCGGATGTCTTGCCCAGATCCTTGCCCAGCGAGGTCGGTTTGCGCTGCAGCAGGTACAGGCGGCGTGCAGACGGTTGCGGCTGCGGTTGTTCCAGGCCGCCCGGTGTGTCGGTGTGGAAACTCACTCCCCACTCCTGCTGCCACTGTGCCAGAGGTTGCGGCTGCGTGGCGCCGTGGTCATGGGCGAGGAACTCACCGACATCAAATCCGATCCCGCCGGCGCCAATCAATGCCACGCGCGCGCCCACCGTCACCTCACCGGTCAGCACCTGCACGTAGGAACACACCATGGGATGATCAATGCCCTCAATGGCCGGCTGACGCGGCAGCACGCCGGTGGCGATCACGATCTCGTCGAACGCCTGCTCCAGTTCGCCCTGGCCGATACGGCGGTTCAGTTCGACCTTCACCCCGGTCTGTTCAATGCGTTTGCTGAAATAGCGCAGTGTTTCCCAGAACTCTTCCTTGCCGGGCACCCGCGCGGCCATGTTGAACTGGCCACCGATACGGTCGGACGCATCGAATAGCGTCACGTCATGACCACGCTCGGCGGCGACAGTGGCGGCGGACAACCCTGCCGGGCCGGCACCGACCACAGCCACTTTTTTCGGCTTTCGCGTTTTCAGGTAGACCAGCTCGGTTTCATGGCACGCCTGCGGGTTCACCAGGCAGGACGCACGCTTGAGTTGGAAAGTGTGATCCAGGCAAGCCTGGTTGCAGGCGATGCAGGTATTGATCGCATCCGCCTGGTTGGCCGCCGCCTTGTTGACGAAATGCGGGTCGGCCAGCATCGGCCGTGCCATCGACACCATGTCGGCAAACCCGTCGGCAATGATCTGCTCGGCCACTTCCGGGGTGTTGATACGGTTCGAGGCGATCACCGGAATCGACACCACCTGCTTCACCTGGCACGTGGCTTCGATAAAGGCGGCGCGCGGCACCGAGGTGACAATGGTCGGTACCCGCGCCTCGTGCCAGCCGATACCGCTGTTGAGAATATCCGTGCCGGCCTTTTCCAGCGCGCGGGCCAGTTCAAGCACTTCCTCGTGCGTGGAACCGTCTGGCACCAGATCGATGACGGACATACGGAACACAATGATGAAATCCCGGCCACAGGCCTTGCGCACGGCCTCGACGATTTCCACCGGGAAACGGCGCCGGTTTTCGCTGCTGCCACCGTACTGATCTGTGCGCTTGTTGGTGCGCGGCGCGGTGAACTGGTTGATCAGGTAGCCTTCGCTGCCCATGATCTCGACCCCGTCATAGCCGGCCTTTTTGGCCAGCCGGGCGGCATTGGCAAAATCCTTAACTGTCTGCCGCACTTCTTTCGTCGACATCGCCTTCGGCTTGAACGGATTGATCGGCGACTTCACCGCCGAGGCGGAGCGTGACAACGGGTGATAGCTGTAACGGCCGGCGTGCAGCAATTGCAGGCAGATCTTGCCGCCAGCCTTGTGCACTTCGCGGGTGACCACACGATGGCTGAGCGCGTCACCGATATTCAGCATGCTGCCGGAAAACGGATAGAACCAGCCCTTGCGGTTCGGGTTGAAACCGCCGGTGATGATCAGGCCGGTGCCACCCCGGGCACGCTCGGCGAAATAGGCGGCCAGCTTCTTGCGGTGCCACAGCCGGTCTTCCAGGCCGGTGTGCATGGAGCCCATCACGACACGGTTCTTCAGGGTGGTAAACCCCAGATCCAGTGGTTCAAGCATGTGCGGATACGGTGCTGCAGTGGCTGCGGCGTTGGCAGTCATCGGTGTCTCTCCCCTGATAGCAGGCCAGGCGGGCGGTTGGCCCCGGCATCTGGACAGCGTCAAGATAGGGGCGTATCTTGACGCTGTCAAGACAACCCTCATACTGCCGCGCATGACTGACAAGCACCCTGCCACTCCACGCTACCACCACGGCGATCTGCGCAGCGCACTGCTGCGTGAAGCGGCGCTGTTACTGCGTGACGACGGCGTCGAGGCCCTCAGCCTGCGCCGGCTGGCCGAACGCACCGGCGTTTCGCGCATGGCGCCCTATCACCATTTCAAGGACAAGCACGCGCTGCTGTGCGCACTGGCCAGTGAAGGCTTCAGCGCACTGGACAGCATGATCACCGACGCCCACCTGGCGCCCGGTGCAGACCTGGGCGATGGCCTGCGCAACTTCGTACGCGCCTACCTGCGGTTTGCGACGGAGAATCCGGAACAGTACGAGCTGATGTTCGGCCGCGCGATCTGGAAAAACGCCGAGCCGACCGCCGAGCTGCGTGATATCGCCTACCACGCCTTCCGCCATTACGCCGAGCGCATCGGCGCGCTGGTCAGCCAGACGCAGCTGCCACAGGGCAGCCGGCCGCTACGGCTGGCGCAGGCCAGCTGGGCCACGCTGCACGGCCTGTGCAAGCTGATGCTGGACGGTATTTATGTCGATCGCGGGGATATGGAAGAAGTGAGCGAGGAAGCTGTGCGGTTGATGGTCGCGGTGCTGGGCGGCAAAAACGCCTGACGCTCACTGCCGTGCGCGCCAGGCGTTTTGCGGGAGGCTTATTTTTCCAGTACCGCTACCACACCCTGACCACCTGCCGCGCAGATGGAAATCAGGCAGCGGCCGGAGCCTTTTTCGTTCAGCAGCTTGGCCGCGTTGGCCAGGATGCGGCCGCCGGTGGCAGCGAACGGGTGGCCCGCTGCCAGCGAGCTGCCTTTCACATTCAGCTTGCTCATGTCGATGCTGCCCAGGGCCTTGTCGCGGCCGAGGCGGGTTTTGCAGAAGTTCTCGTCTTCCCAGGCTTTCAGCGTCGCCAGCACCTGCGAGGCGAAGGCTTCGTGGATCTCGTAGAAATCGAAGTCCTGCAGTGTCAGGTTCAGCTTGTCGAGCATGCTCGGCACGGCGTAGGCCGGTGCCATCAGCAGGCCTTCCTTCTTGTTGACGAAATCAACGGCCGCCGCTTCGCCCAGTGTGAGGTAGGCCAGTACCGGCAGGCCACGCTCTTTGGCCCACTCTTCCGACGCCAGCAGCACGGCGGAGGCGCCGTCGGTCAGCGGTGTGGAGTTGGCCGCCGTCATGGTGCCTTCCGGGCCGCCGAATACCGGCTTCAGGCTGGAGAGTTTTTCCAGGGTGGAATCGCCGCGCAGGTTGTTGTCGCGCTCCAGGCCCTTGAACGGGGAGATCAGGTCTTTCTGCCAGCCGTCTTCATAGGATTTGGCCAGGTTCTTGTGCGAGGCCAGCGCCAGCTTGTCCTGCGCTTCGCGGGTCACACCCCACTCGACCGCCGTGATCGCGGCGTGGTCACCCATCGCCAGGCCCGTGCGCGGCTCGGCGTTTTTCGGGATATCCGGCAGGAACCATTTCGGGTTCAGCAGTTTCAGCGCCAGCTTGGCTTTCTCGCCATTGGTCTTGGCCCTGTTGATGGCCATGAACACCTTGCGCTTCTCGTCGTTGACGCCCAGCGGCGCATCGGAGGTGGTGTCCACGCCACCGGCAATACCGCTGTCGATCTGGCCCAGGGCGATCTTGTTCGCCACCAGCAGCGCCGCTTCCAGGCCGGTGCCGCAGGCCTGTTGCAGATCATAGGCCGGGGTTTCCGGCGCCAGGCCGGAGCTGAGCACGCATTCGCGCACCAGGTTGAAATCGCGCGAGTGCTTCATCACCGCGCCAGCGGCCACCTCACCGATGCGTTCGCCCTTGAGGTTGAAACGCTGTACCAGGCCCTGCAGGGCGGCAGTCAGCATGTCCTGGTTGGACACACCGAAATAGGCGGTGTTGCTGCGTGCGAACGGAATCCGGTTGCCACCGATGATGGCCACTCTACGTACTTTACTGGCTGCTAACATCTTCCTTCCTCCGGTCAGGGCGGCGCGGGGCGCGCACGCAGGGCCAAGCCATAAAGAACCAAACTAAACAAGAACAGTGGGCGCAGTCTAGCCAGATGCCCTGCGCGCTCATTGGCTGCGCCGCCGACCGGGCTTCCGCTGCGGGTCAATATCGACCGGGGCGCGTGGTGCTTCAATAGCGCCCAGCCTGGGGGTGCCCATGTTAAGGTGCTGTCTCTGGCGCACCCTGCTGCGGCCCGGCGCCGCATGCACGCCCCCACATCAACCGGATTACCTACTCTCAAGGTGAGGATAATGAGCGACGTCTATCAGGCCATTGCCAACTCCGCCGTTGGCAAGAAAGTCTTCAGCGCGATGAACCTGCCGATTCCCGTAATGCTCGAGCGCTTTGAGCCCGGCGCCGTGTCCTTTATCAAGGGCGGCGTGGTGCTGGGCGCCGCTGCCGGCGGCAGTGCGGCGCAAAGCGTGCTGGCCACGCTGAAATCGGCCCCGGAAGCAGTCGTCAGCACCCTGGCCGGCGCCGCTGCCGAAGCAGACATCCGCAAGGCCGCCGAAGCCGCCGGCGAACAGGTCAATGCCTACAGCCCCAGCCGCGAAGACGGCCAGCGCTTCAAGGCACTGGTGTTCGATGCCACCGGCATCAAGAACACCGGCGAGCTGCGCGCCATCTGGGATTTCTTCAACCCGGTGGTCCGCAAGCTGGAAAAATGCGGCCGCATCGTGGTGATCGGTCGCACCCCGGAAACCTGCGATATCGAGCAGCGCATTCCGCAACGCGGCCTGGAAGGGCTGGTCAAGAGCCTGGGCAAAGAGATCAAGAGCGGCGCCACCGCCAACCTGGTGTATGCCGATGCCGGCGCCGAACCCCAGCTTGCCGGCGCGCTGCACTTTTTCCTGTCACCGAAATCCGCCTATGTATCCGGCCAGGTCGTGCGTGTCGGCAACGCCGGCTTCACCGGCCAGGGCTTTGACTGGCAGCAGCCACTGGCCGGCAAGACCGCGCTGGTCACCGGCGCCGCGCGCGGCATCGGTGCGGCCATCGCCCAGGTACTGGCCCGCGACGGCGCACGCGTGATCGTGCTGGATATCCCGCCGATGGCCGAAGACCTGAACGAAGTGGCCTCGCGCATCAACGGCATTGCACTGGAAGGCGACATTACCGCCGCCGATGCCCCGCAGCTGATCAGTGACAAGGCACGCGAACTCGGCGGCCTGGACATCATCGTGCACAACGCCGGCGTGACCCGTGACAAGACCATGGCCGGCATGCCGGACAAGTTCTGGGACATGGTGATCGACATCAACATCGCCTCTGAAGAGCGCATCAACGCCCGCCTGCTGGCGGACGGCACGCTCAACGAAGGCGGCCGCATTGTCTGCGTCAGCTCGATCTCCGGCATCGCCGGCAACATGGGCCAGACCAACTATGCCACGTCCAAGGCGTCGGTCATCGGCATGGTGCAGGGCATGGCCGGCGAACTGGCCGGGCGCGACATCACCATCAACGCGGTCGCACCGGGCTTTATCGAAACGCAGATGACGGCAGCGATTCCGTTCGCGATCCGTGAAGCCGGCCGCCGCATGAACTCCATGAACCAGGGCGGCCAGCCGGTGGACGTGGCGGAAACCATCGCCTTCTTCGCCAGCCCGGCGTCCCAGGGCGTGAGCGGCAACGTGGTGCGCGTGTGTGGCCAGAGCCTGCTGGGCGCCTGATCACCAGGGAATCACGCATAAAAAAACGCGGGCCTGACCCGCGTTTTTTTATGCCCGGTATCAAGCGCCGGCCTATTCGTCGCTTTTCGCCTTGCGATACTCGATCGGCGTCATGCCGACCCAGCGCTTGAAGGCACGATAGAAAGTGCTCGGCTCGGAGAAGCCGGTCAGGTAGACAATCTCGTCGATGGACTCTTCCGTTCCGCCAAGCAGACGCTTGGCCAGGCGGCAGCGGTAGTCGGCCACCAGCTGGTTGAAGTTGGTGCCGGCATCCGCCAGCCGCGTGCGTAGCTGGCGCGGCTTGATGTTCAGCCGTGCCGCCACATCTTCCAGGTTGGCGTGGCCGGATTCCAGCAACTCGGCGATCAGGCGGTTCACCTGCGCAACCAGATCCTGCTTTTCCAGACGCGCCACCTGTTCGATGGCGAGCTGTTCGTGCAGGCGCAGCAATTCCGGTTCATGGTGCGAGGACGGCAGGTCCATCAGGCTGCGATCAAACCGCAGGCCGGTGTGCTCCTGGTCGAACAGGATCGGACAGCCGAAGATGCGGTCGTACTCTTCCATGTCGGCATGCGCGGAATGCTTGAAGTAGATCTGCAGCGGCTCGAACGCGCCGTCGGTGACAAAGCGGAAGAACTTGATGAGGCCGACCATGCCGCACTCATTGAAATGGTGCAGGCGGCGGCTCCAGAACATCTGCTTGAGCACCACCGTATCGCCCTCTTCCTCCAGCTCGCCACGGGCGGCATCGGACAGCAGGCGCTGGTAATTGAGTGCCCGCTTGAGGCCCTCGCCAAAGGTGGAGCTGCTCAGAAACAGGTATTCGAGCACCTGCCCCTTGAAGATCGGGATGTGGGCGCCAAGGTGCAGGCCAACGTGCGGATCGCCGGAGACTTCCTCCGCCGCCTGCCAGAACCATTCCTGGGCGTCATGGGGGGTGCGCAGATCAGCCTGCTTGAGCACTGAGGCCTGCAGGCCCACTTTCTGGAGTACCGCGTCAGCGTCGATGCCGGCCGCACGCATGGCGGTGTAGGCCATACGCAGCAGCACACCTGAATCAGTCAGTTCTGCCATCCTGCTTGGTTATCCTGACAGTGCTTGAAGAACCGGCAGATTAGCACAGGCCGGGGCGGGGCCGGAACCGGCATGCTGCCGGCCCGGCCCCCGACTGTCGGAGACCTCAGGCCGTGGCCGGCTTGCGACGGCCCGGCAGCGACAGGCGCAGGATACGCTTCATCACCGTGCCGAACTGACGTGGCAGGCTGCCGGTGTTGTAAGGCAGCTGATACTTCTCGCAGATCGCCTGCACCTTCGGACCGATTTCCGCATAGCGGTGCGCCGGCATGTCCGGAAACAGGTGATGCTCGATCTGGTGGCTGAGGTGGCCGGTAAGAATGTGGAATGCACGGCCGCCTTCCAGGTTGCTTGAGCCGAGCAACTGGCGCAGGTACCAGCGCGCCCGGGTTTCACCCACGATGTCGTCCTCGGAAAACATCTCCACCCCGTCGGTGAAGTGGCCGCAGAAAATCACCGCGTAGGACCACAGGTTACGCACCAGGTTGGCCGTCACGTTACCCGCCAGTGTGAACAGGAAGCCCGGGCCGGCCAGCGCCGGAAACAGCAGGTAATCCTTGAGCACCTGCTTGCTGGACTTTTTCCAGATCTGACGCAGTTGCTGGCGTACTTCCGTCCAGCTCTTGTCCTTGCCGACGCGCTCGATTTCCAGGTCGTGCAGCGCCACGCCCCACTGGAACAGGCCGGCCAGCACCCAGTTATAGGCCGGCTGCGCCAGATACACCGGGTGCCACGGCTGGTCATCCGACATGCGCAGGATGCCATAGCCGACATCGCGGTCCTTGCCAACGATGTTGGTGTAGGTGTGGTGCATATAGTTGTGCGAGTGCTTCCACTGTTCCGCCGGGCAGGTGTTGTCCCAGTCGTAGGTGCTGGAATTCAGCGCCGGGTCTTTCAGCCAGTCCCACTGGCCGTGCATGACGTTGTGGCCGATCTCCATGTTCTCGAGAATCTTCGACAACGACAGCAGCGCCGTGCCCGCCAGCCAGGCCGGCGGCAGGAAGCCGAGGAACAGCAGACCGCGCCCGGCGATCTCTGAATAACGCTGGGTTTTCAGAATCCGGCGGATATAGCGCGCATCGCGCTCGCCGAGGGATTCCATCACCTCGCGGCGCACTGCTTCGATCTCGGCGCCGAAGGCTTCCACCTGTTCAGCACTCAGGTGACGCCAGCCACGGGGAACCGGCGTCGTGGTTTGAGCAAGCGCACTGGCTGATACTGCTGCATTCATGTCCGTTCTCCCAATCTGGTCTGATGTGACGGCGCGCTCTTCAGCGTCATCCGTGCAGGCGGTTTGTTAACCGCCGGTCAAAGTTCCAGTTGCACGCTGCCTGCGGCGGCATGCACACAGAGTTGAATGTCTTCGTCACGCACGGTGCGCACTTCACCGTTGCGCAGGTCACGGACCTGGCCTTCCTGGACGCGGCATTTGCAGCCATGGCAAATGCCCATGCGGCAACCCGACGGCGGGTTCAGGCCCTGTCCTTCGGCCAGTTCGAGCAAGTTCGGCGCGGCTTCACCACTGGCTTCACGGCCGCTTTTCACGAATCTCACCTGGCCCTCGCCCGCCACCGCAGCGAGTTTGACCTGAAACTGTTCCTGCGCCGGGCGCGCCCAGCCGCGGGCGGTGAACGCCTCGTTGACACGTTCCATCAGCGGCGGCGGCCCGCACAGCAGCGCAGTGCGTGCGCTGGCGTCCGGCACCAGTTCATCGAGCTGCTCGATGCTGAACAGGCCACGCCGGTCCTCGCCAATCGGCGTGCCCTGGCCAATCACCAGGCGCAGGTCAAGCCAGTCGCAACGCTCTGCCAGCGCCCGCAGTTCGCCGTAGAACAGAGTGTCGGCGTAGCTGTTGCTGTAGTGCACGAACACCACGCTGCCGGTGGCACCCAGGGCCGCACGCTGGCGCAACATGGCCATCAGCGGCGTGATGCCGCTGCCGCCACTGATCATCAGCAGCGGTGCATCGTCCTGCGGCAGCAGGAAATCGCCACGCGCCTGGCTCAGATGCAGTATTTCGCCGGCCTGGGCCTTGTCGACCAGATAGTTGCTGACCAGCCCGTTGCCGTTGCGCTTCACCGACACGGTAATTTCGCCCTGCATGGCCGGTGCGGAAGAGATAGAGAAGCAGCGGGTGTAACGCACGCCACCGATCTCCACGCCCAGCACCAGATGCTGGCCAGCCTGGTGGCCCTGCCAGTGATGATTGGGGCGGATATGCAGTGTCACCGCGTCGGCGGTTTCGCGTACGGTGCGGGTGATACGGCCACGCACTTCGCTGACCGACCAGAGCGGGTTGAACTGGCTCAGGTAGTCGTCCACGGACAGCGGCGAGGCCAGCGCCCGGGTGACGGCGTTATCCAGCAGGCGATAACCCAGGCGGTTCAGGCCCGGGGTCTTGCGCTCGGCGATGTTCCCTGTGTTCATGACAGCGACTCCGGCTATTGATGTGAACAT is from Isoalcanivorax pacificus W11-5 and encodes:
- a CDS encoding DMT family protein, with the protein product MTAYPLLTTLILLTCSNVFMTFAWYGHLKHLNDKPWIIAALLSWGVALFEYLLQVPANRTGFTVMSLPQLKITQEVITLLVFVPFAMFYMKQPLKWDFLWAGLCLVGAVYFMFRSA
- a CDS encoding NADPH-dependent 2,4-dienoyl-CoA reductase, with amino-acid sequence MTANAAATAAPYPHMLEPLDLGFTTLKNRVVMGSMHTGLEDRLWHRKKLAAYFAERARGGTGLIITGGFNPNRKGWFYPFSGSMLNIGDALSHRVVTREVHKAGGKICLQLLHAGRYSYHPLSRSASAVKSPINPFKPKAMSTKEVRQTVKDFANAARLAKKAGYDGVEIMGSEGYLINQFTAPRTNKRTDQYGGSSENRRRFPVEIVEAVRKACGRDFIIVFRMSVIDLVPDGSTHEEVLELARALEKAGTDILNSGIGWHEARVPTIVTSVPRAAFIEATCQVKQVVSIPVIASNRINTPEVAEQIIADGFADMVSMARPMLADPHFVNKAAANQADAINTCIACNQACLDHTFQLKRASCLVNPQACHETELVYLKTRKPKKVAVVGAGPAGLSAATVAAERGHDVTLFDASDRIGGQFNMAARVPGKEEFWETLRYFSKRIEQTGVKVELNRRIGQGELEQAFDEIVIATGVLPRQPAIEGIDHPMVCSYVQVLTGEVTVGARVALIGAGGIGFDVGEFLAHDHGATQPQPLAQWQQEWGVSFHTDTPGGLEQPQPQPSARRLYLLQRKPTSLGKDLGKTSGWVHRAVLKMKGVEMIAGASYDRIDDKGLHITVGGEQHLLEVDNVVICAGQESLRELYQEGNAKYHLIGGAELAAELDAKRAIRQGAELAAKL
- a CDS encoding TetR/AcrR family transcriptional regulator, with the translated sequence MTDKHPATPRYHHGDLRSALLREAALLLRDDGVEALSLRRLAERTGVSRMAPYHHFKDKHALLCALASEGFSALDSMITDAHLAPGADLGDGLRNFVRAYLRFATENPEQYELMFGRAIWKNAEPTAELRDIAYHAFRHYAERIGALVSQTQLPQGSRPLRLAQASWATLHGLCKLMLDGIYVDRGDMEEVSEEAVRLMVAVLGGKNA
- a CDS encoding acetyl-CoA C-acetyltransferase, with amino-acid sequence MLAASKVRRVAIIGGNRIPFARSNTAYFGVSNQDMLTAALQGLVQRFNLKGERIGEVAAGAVMKHSRDFNLVRECVLSSGLAPETPAYDLQQACGTGLEAALLVANKIALGQIDSGIAGGVDTTSDAPLGVNDEKRKVFMAINRAKTNGEKAKLALKLLNPKWFLPDIPKNAEPRTGLAMGDHAAITAVEWGVTREAQDKLALASHKNLAKSYEDGWQKDLISPFKGLERDNNLRGDSTLEKLSSLKPVFGGPEGTMTAANSTPLTDGASAVLLASEEWAKERGLPVLAYLTLGEAAAVDFVNKKEGLLMAPAYAVPSMLDKLNLTLQDFDFYEIHEAFASQVLATLKAWEDENFCKTRLGRDKALGSIDMSKLNVKGSSLAAGHPFAATGGRILANAAKLLNEKGSGRCLISICAAGGQGVVAVLEK
- a CDS encoding 3-oxoacyl-ACP reductase, whose translation is MSDVYQAIANSAVGKKVFSAMNLPIPVMLERFEPGAVSFIKGGVVLGAAAGGSAAQSVLATLKSAPEAVVSTLAGAAAEADIRKAAEAAGEQVNAYSPSREDGQRFKALVFDATGIKNTGELRAIWDFFNPVVRKLEKCGRIVVIGRTPETCDIEQRIPQRGLEGLVKSLGKEIKSGATANLVYADAGAEPQLAGALHFFLSPKSAYVSGQVVRVGNAGFTGQGFDWQQPLAGKTALVTGAARGIGAAIAQVLARDGARVIVLDIPPMAEDLNEVASRINGIALEGDITAADAPQLISDKARELGGLDIIVHNAGVTRDKTMAGMPDKFWDMVIDINIASEERINARLLADGTLNEGGRIVCVSSISGIAGNMGQTNYATSKASVIGMVQGMAGELAGRDITINAVAPGFIETQMTAAIPFAIREAGRRMNSMNQGGQPVDVAETIAFFASPASQGVSGNVVRVCGQSLLGA
- a CDS encoding AraC family transcriptional regulator, which gives rise to MAELTDSGVLLRMAYTAMRAAGIDADAVLQKVGLQASVLKQADLRTPHDAQEWFWQAAEEVSGDPHVGLHLGAHIPIFKGQVLEYLFLSSSTFGEGLKRALNYQRLLSDAARGELEEEGDTVVLKQMFWSRRLHHFNECGMVGLIKFFRFVTDGAFEPLQIYFKHSAHADMEEYDRIFGCPILFDQEHTGLRFDRSLMDLPSSHHEPELLRLHEQLAIEQVARLEKQDLVAQVNRLIAELLESGHANLEDVAARLNIKPRQLRTRLADAGTNFNQLVADYRCRLAKRLLGGTEESIDEIVYLTGFSEPSTFYRAFKRWVGMTPIEYRKAKSDE
- a CDS encoding fatty acid desaturase family protein — encoded protein: MESLGERDARYIRRILKTQRYSEIAGRGLLFLGFLPPAWLAGTALLSLSKILENMEIGHNVMHGQWDWLKDPALNSSTYDWDNTCPAEQWKHSHNYMHHTYTNIVGKDRDVGYGILRMSDDQPWHPVYLAQPAYNWVLAGLFQWGVALHDLEIERVGKDKSWTEVRQQLRQIWKKSSKQVLKDYLLFPALAGPGFLFTLAGNVTANLVRNLWSYAVIFCGHFTDGVEMFSEDDIVGETRARWYLRQLLGSSNLEGGRAFHILTGHLSHQIEHHLFPDMPAHRYAEIGPKVQAICEKYQLPYNTGSLPRQFGTVMKRILRLSLPGRRKPATA
- a CDS encoding ferredoxin reductase, whose amino-acid sequence is MNTGNIAERKTPGLNRLGYRLLDNAVTRALASPLSVDDYLSQFNPLWSVSEVRGRITRTVRETADAVTLHIRPNHHWQGHQAGQHLVLGVEIGGVRYTRCFSISSAPAMQGEITVSVKRNGNGLVSNYLVDKAQAGEILHLSQARGDFLLPQDDAPLLMISGGSGITPLMAMLRQRAALGATGSVVFVHYSNSYADTLFYGELRALAERCDWLDLRLVIGQGTPIGEDRRGLFSIEQLDELVPDASARTALLCGPPPLMERVNEAFTARGWARPAQEQFQVKLAAVAGEGQVRFVKSGREASGEAAPNLLELAEGQGLNPPSGCRMGICHGCKCRVQEGQVRDLRNGEVRTVRDEDIQLCVHAAAGSVQLEL